The following coding sequences lie in one Zingiber officinale cultivar Zhangliang chromosome 2B, Zo_v1.1, whole genome shotgun sequence genomic window:
- the LOC122049016 gene encoding putative phytosulfokines 6 — protein sequence MRFYSPFFFFLLTTTTASRFLWPPSPGLEATELQQVKHAGELDEEDSNWENLIEMEKCEDGNEECLKRRVLLYEAHLDYIYTQHHPKP from the exons ATGCGTTTttactctcctttcttcttcttcctcctcaccacAACGACGGCTTCTCGTTTCCTTTGGCCGCCAAGTCCTGGACTAG AAGCTACAGAGCTTCAGCAAGTGAAGCATGCAGGGGAACTGGATGAAGAGGACTCCAATTGGGAAAAT ttgATAGAAATGGAGAAATGCGAGGATGGAAATGAGGAATGTCTAAAGAGAAGAGTATTATTGTATGAGGCACATTTGGACTACATTTACACGCAGCACCACCCTAAGCCATAG